In Scophthalmus maximus strain ysfricsl-2021 chromosome 5, ASM2237912v1, whole genome shotgun sequence, the sequence GACGTATAGTAAGATGCTACCTaaacactgtgttgttgtgtcttgtgaAATGTGCTTGGCAAATGCTGTTGGGATTTGTCTAATGTCGGCTGCCATAGTTTTCCCACGAGCAGACTAGTTTTAGTTTATAATGAATCAGGGGTAGTATTGACCCCATCccccatttatttattaattcaagaGGGAAATAATTTGAagccttttttgtgtgtgtgtgtgtgtgtgtgtgtacacgcctGGAGTAAAGCCTGCAGTCGGGAAGGTTCCCAGTCTCTCAGATAGAAGAGGCAGTCTCTGGGGTGATGGGCGTGCAGTCCTGACACACTGCACTCGTCCACTGCACAGGTCTGATGTGAAGTCAGGAGAAAAGATGACACGTCAATGCAAAGTAACCTTGAGATGCATTcacaatttttgtttaaaaccaTTAATCAATTTTAGAATTTTAATGCCTGCAAATTTAGTTTTGCGATGTCTTATGCACAAAATTGTAGGGTTTTTGTATTGTTATTGTGTGGCTAAGTGGTTTGTACACAATttgaaaaaccaaaataaaatacaaaaaaaagatgacacaaCACCAAATGTGTTTGAAGCATTTCTTCCTAAagttatattattatatcattatttgtATAATGATGCCTCccacacatttaatttcatatcaCACGTTAATATAGATCCACCTTGTCAAATAAAGTCAAACCAAACAAAGgttatttgtgctttttgtgaGACTTAACCCTACCATAGAAACtttcaattgtaaaaaaaaaaatgcttggaCCCACAGCTGGCTGAGCTGGGTTATTGGACAATTGTTGAGTGTAGTAGTGTTGGACCATTGATTATCTGATAGTAATATCTTCAGAGaatcaacaatttttttcacattacacatcCACAGCCTGTGTCAAACGTAACAGCTTCAAAGCAAACCGAGGCAGCCGCTTCAACAACAGACTGGACTGAAAGTGCAACACAGGGGCAGAGCAGAGGGACTGAATCTCTGCTTAGGCTGTTTTAATGTCATGTAGGTTTTTATGTCAAACATCAAATCTaaattcaacagaaaaaaaggtattACACAAAACTGAGCAGTAATATAAATGTACTGTCTCAATTCCTATTATGATAATTACCCCATGATGAGGAGGTTAGCATGTGTGAGACTTACAGTGTGGAAAGGGTTGTTGCAGCCACTGCAGAACTGGTAGCGACACTGTGAGCAGCAGAAATGCATACAGCCTCCTTTGGACAGCGCATACTGAAAGCGGCAGTTGGGGCAGGCTGGAGCATggagagattgagagagggTCAGGACTTTACAGAAAATGATCTTCATCCAATATGCAAGTATGCAGACGGCATATGTAAACCATGTATTCACTGAGTTAATGTGATTCAGCCCTGTGACTCCTGGAGAAGGTCAAACTGAAGGAATGCTGCAGCACCAGAAGGACTTGGATATTTTTCTtagtacagacagagagacggattTCTCCATTAAATAGGATGGTTAGGATGGTTGGGACGTGCCATTATAGCAATATCCATATTCAAATATCCCTGGCTGTGCTTAAGATACCAGTTACTTGCTCGTATCATGAATTATGCTTGTGTAGTTGGAACTGTTGTTTAAATAGTTAGAGATCTTGGGCACCACGCTGAAAAAATCTGGTGAGGATGGCATTTTTACATagatcaaaacaacaaaaacaaagaggtaAGCTTTcttcaaaatcgcttactgcccctttaatagtAGCATTCAATGTTTGTCACTGTGGTATCAGTAAAACCTGAACTGGcctttttttgtgctttcttGTGCTCACTTCTCAGTCACTTTACCTGAAAAATTCTGTAGCATGCAAACAATATTTATAACAATTAGACTTTCTCAAAGACTTGGCTCCAGTGTTGACCGATGCTTGttagcaaatggaaaaaaactgcaataaaataaaataataatgaaacaattaaaataagCGTGGAGGAGAAAACCCTGTTGCCACACCCTACCCGTTCGACTACTGCTGCCAGGAGataatgctgtgtgtgtgtgtgtgtgtgcgtgcgagcgtgcgtgtgtgtgtgtgtgcgtgtgagcgctCACTGATGCCGTTGTCTCTGAGGTACCCGGCCAGGCCCTGCTTCTGATACTCTGGatcattctctctcttccaggaCTGGTACTGTTCACAGGACAGACCTGCGTGCTGAGACTCCCACTAcggagaagaaacacaaactgtgtgttcCACTGGCAAACCAACGTCAGTGCTTTAAAAGGGCTACAAGGAACTGAAGGGAACTAAAGGGACAacattttaagtgtgtgtgtgtgtttacagtgtaatGCAGGGTGATGTTCATTATAACATGgctttgttttgaaatgtgaatgAAATTTGTTAAAAGTTGAGTTCAGCTTGATGGGCACACAGGCGTTGTGTCCAGCACGGTGGAGAGAGCTAAGCCCCGAGAACAAATTAGTCAGTAATGAGTTGAGtggacacacagacataagTCGTCTGTCTCTGTGCGCTCAACACACTGACATGTGGCGCATTCAATTTAACTAATCTGAGGATTATGCGACACTCTGAGTCCTGGCTGTGTTTTCAACACGCACAAAACGCTCTGTGGGGGAACGACTagtcacattaacattaatCATTCagctgtgtgagtctgtatacaaaaataaatcattagcTATTTAGATGTctattatttcattatcaatgAGGGAAGGCTAAATGACAGAAACGCCTCTCTGCAAAAACTATAATGTTCAATAGATCGACTAATTACATTCTCCAAAATGACACCCGTTTAAAAGCTTAAAATCAGAACCTGAAGGGAGGGTTTACTACCTCGGCAACGGAgggtataaataaataaaaaactctgAATCAGATATGCAAAaatggtggaaggatgggacatgggccaaggaAGAAACGATTCAATCATTTGCACTGATCCAGACTAAGGGGAGGATCcaggactttttaaaaacatatattactttctttaacattgcaagatagcacgttcttttgacattttcactgattttgccaaggaataattcatggatcttgatgaaatcCGTCTTATTTAGGCAACTGATGTCTataagtgtgtgcaatttgatgcagatccaaataaaaatccagaaCAAGCAACTTTAAAGGCGACAtgttatgcaaaaatcacattttcagtgtttgtgcatataaatgtgtgtatctgcggagcctgccagcccacaaagtgtgaaaaaagaAGGGGTGTGACACTTCCTACACTTTCTTTTGAaaagttgaccaatcacaacagactgggccagctggccaatcagagcagactggggtttatcgggaggaggggctgaaAGAAATCCAGGCTTTTAatagagaggagctgcaggaatgggcagatTGAGGACACCGATGCCTTTCTGAACATTGaagcatgtaaacctttcaagtggtaacccaaattagaagtatgaacctgaatatgagcataatatgtcacctttaaacgtggtttcataaggggatGGTTGGGACTTGGCGTAGAAGAGTGTCATACTGGTTGTTGCTAGGAGGATCAAATAAACTGCCAGCTGAGTGAAAATCCTGACTGAATgtatctgaagaagaagagatctGGAAGAATGGCACTCTCAACATGTACAAATAAAACTCTGTACCATTCCTGGTACACTCTACTGTACAGACGGGTGCAGATGCTAACCCTAACTGTGGAATGTGGTCATTGTCCGtgtccacttctctctctgtgttttgtctgtctgtcaattcATATGTCACCTTAGTCGGATCCATATTAATCCATATCaattcacattttattatttctattatttctattattaaaagaaatgtcatggtgactttatttttctattctagATATTTGCTTTATAGAACAAAGTTTGATCATATTTATGGGACAAAACTGATGAATTTGAATTAAGTGTGGGCTCCATCAGAACCTATCAGAGTTCAAGGtcttcacacagagagacacagaataCTTACAGGCTTTTTACACTGAGCACAGAAACTGTTGAGACACTGGAAACAGGTGACCTTCAGCTGGTCTCCATCGTAGATGAACCCATATGAAcactgaggggaggagagaaaaggttATGATCCACTGACAATATACTGGGTCACTTACCTACATTCAATTGTGAATAAAATATCAACTTAAATATAAagcatgaatatgaatatcatTATTTGTGTGATGTTAACATTTCCAAGCCTGCTTTCAGAACTGATCGCGCACAGATGAAATGACACTGACTGTGACAAATGTGCTTTAGTTGTGCAAGTGCAACAACAAGTGCAAAGTTGTGGGCACGGACTGTGTGGGCGTCTGCACCTGCTGTTTTTGTTGCCTGAAGGTGAATATTGATGAGAGGCCGTGGTGATTAATAAAGTATGTATTGAGTTACGCTACATGAACTGTACATAGCAGtcttctagtcttattgacaaCCCAAACCACTTTAcagtaaaagtcacattcaccctgATCTTTGAACAGTTGGTTGTAAAATGATTGCAGCAGATATACATCAAGAAAACAGTGAAGCGGCAGTCTTTAAGAGATTGTAAAAGTTGAGTCAAGTGACCCGCTGTGTACTCACATGACAGCACCAGAGGAACTTGGGGTCCTTGATTAGAGCCTGCTCTGTCAGCTTCTTATGGAACAGCTCATAGACCTCTGGCTCTAGACACTCTCGTAGCTGAAGCaagtaaaacaataatacatCCCGAAAGTCAGAATCTCAAAATCACACACAATCCACCCATCCAACATCTATACCGCTTATCCTTAGAtagaatattttgtgtttcttccacAACAACATAGGAAAGAGCCCTACATTTTAAACAGTACACTTCCCCATTTACCTAGTATCAGTACTTTAAGAATGACAGGTGACTGTGATCACTGGTATCAGTATACAGTGCAACATTAGATTTAGGAGGAAACACAATTCGAAATCTAGTTTCCTGCAAATATGTACTCTATGTTACTCTAAGAAAAGTAACCTATTGCTGTGAACATCTACCTTTATATTTATCATATCATTTAGTGTCCTGATTCAGTGCTTGAAGCCCTGATCAGTCAGAGGTTTGAAGGAAATaatagacaaacaaaagaggaagTGTAGGTGTTAAACCCACAAAATCCAACAGAGTCATATTCAACCAGACAGAGCTAACTGACAGAGGTTAATGAATGTGATAGATTATTATTCACATGAATGTGAACTATCTTCACCCTCTGAAGGGCACTGATAACTGATCGTGTTGGCTTTATCTTTTTTGCTTAGAAACATCGCTACTGAATTGAATTGGGGGGGGTGACCCGCCCCTCCAGCGGGAGCCACAgccccccctgaaaagtcaaattaattttaatttaaaaaaaataaatatatatatatatatatatatatatatatatatatatatatatatatatatatatatatatatatatatatatatattatttaatattttacatataatgccaagcagaagtaatttaatgtcactttccttatacacatACCTCATTCCTGTAAAagagattgtggatgaaactaaacgtgatttgtgaaacctaacccaaaacctcggttcattttcgattacCAAGAGGTGTTAacaacggacgcagagcaaaatgcttCCGGACGCGATTGGAGATACCTACAACCAGCGAgggcaacgaatcatgtgacatctgttgagTGACGGGAAAATGTCTACAGActacagcagagaggagatgactgTGATGAATAATGCCACAATGTCTTTGAACGAGTGTTGAcgtttttgtgggaaaaaattgaaaatacttTTAGGGACTTTTAGTCAAATGGCGGCAGCGTTGGTTCACTTTGACTGACATGTGCATGTATGCCACTTAACACAGTGTGGTTACTGAGAGGGTGAGTAGTCACAATGTCAACAAACCTCCAACTCCCCCTACCTCACAGGGACACAATGAATTTTTCAATGCCACCTTCTGGCGGGACTGGGAACCAACTGTTGGATATGGTTGTGACCTTCCTCATTCCTTCCTTGCTTCATCTGCTTCCCTACCTGAATGTCCAGGGTGGAGAAGTAGCTGTTGAGGTGCTCCGGGTCGTTGATGTTGGGCTCCCAGCAGACTGGACACACCATGTCCCTGATGTGTTTGTCCCTCACAGCGATGGTGAAGTGCTGCTGGAAACAACCGCAGCAAACCGAACACTGGCACGATGTCAGAGACTGCAtctgagagtgaaagagagagggcgagagagtgAGAAATGACTGAAGGTCTGCCTCAGTGCTGCAGAAGGCATGGAAACACTTCATGCTTGAGTACCTTGCTGTGGgggaagacagagaggcagatggGACACTCTTTAGCCAGCACCCTCTTGATGAACTCCCTGTCGTGGGACTCTCGTACAGCCTGCACTACATCCTCCAGTACGTAGGGGGCGCTGTGCTCCAAAAGCAGCGACAGCGCTAGCTCACAGCGACCCCAGCTGGGAAGATCATACACCGCTAGTAGCCTCCGACATACCCgctggaaaagaagaaaggaattACAAAGACgagaactgaattgaattgattgaatTGTTGCTTGGTGAaagatgaatataaaataatacaaattttacatgtaaaaatataaagattGTATGGTCCTTTAGAGGAGACTTGTCCCATGCATTATCAGCAATTATATGGTGTTCCTTTTACTATCAAAGTTTAAGACTGACGCACAttctaaaacagaaaacaggactTTTGTCATCAAAGGCGGTTATGTTTTCGCCCCTGTAagatggtttatttatttttttgtcagcgaGATTGCACAAAAGCTACCAAACAGATTTCcaaaggagggagaaggaattGATCCAGGAATATTTGatcactttcttcaacattgtgagatagCATCCTGGATTtcgcagggaaaaaaatgtatggatgTTACATATATCTGATATCTGGACGTATATTTATGAGTGTGTCAAATGTGCTCCAAATTAACAATCAGGATCTAGTGGATTCAAGGGTGGTTTCATTAGGAGGCAGGATTTTTAGCTGCTGTAAGGTAACAAATAGGGCTCCAAATCTGTAACTACCACCAATGTGTATCTGAGATAATGTGGATTCAGTAGAGAATCAACagttgttgtacagtatgtatgtagtAAAGTTCATAGTGTCAttagtgtgtttttatgttgtgaaTAAATGCTGTACCCTGTGTaatgtggtttgtgtttttatcaacaTATCATAACCAGACTGAAGAGAGAACCAAAATGCCTGAAGACTGGACTCTCACATGTTTGTCAGGGTGATGGATGTCTACAGGTGGCTCGGCCTTCTCACTCCAAATGCGGTTGTGGAAGGGCTCCAGCAGGGGTCGCTGCAGCAGGGCCAGGGCCCCTCTCACCTCACCACCACTTTGTCTCAAAACTTCGTGGCAGCGAGCCTCATCCCTGAAGCCCCGTGCACACAGCTCCTTTACCTGAGCAGGTAAGGTGAAGAAAGGTGTCTAAGAAAGCAGACTAACGGAATATGATTGTGTATCTCTGAACATTTCATTGAGACATGCTGTCACCTTGGTGACTCTGTCTCTCAGAGCCTGTCTGGCAGCTCTCTCAGTGTCTCCCCCTGCTGTCAGCCAAGCTTGCTTGGCCTCTGCTCTGGACAGCTGCACCACACTTTCTGTTTCCGCAGGGCACTCCTCTTTCCCAGCATCCTCAGCAGGAGCTTCACTTGACCTGTTCTGTGTTAGGGGACAGTTAATCACTACGAGAAAACTCCGCTGACAGTCACTGTCAGAGGAACACAAAGGCGTGACGTGTCAGGATTTTACAGAATTGGATTTGTTCTGAGGCAAGCATACTGACTGTGGGCTCTGTTTCAGTCTTGTCAGGCTGAAGGGGGGATGTTGCTACCAGCATCCTGATCTGGTCTAACAGCAGAGGAAGCTCTGTCTTCAACCACTTGCAGGGCAGGATGCTGCTGTCCCCAGCTACCCTCATGCTTGTGTACACCTCTTCTGGACTCActcctttcttctccccatCCTGATGCAGACACAGACGACAGACACACTAGAATAAATACACCCAATGAAGTCTAGCTCACAGGATAGTGAGGTCGATGATGAGGGTGAACTTGCTCTGATCAGTTGAATCAGCTTGAGCCCCTCTTCCTTCATCAGCCTCTGCCTCCACGAGTCAAGGTCTTCAGGGGCGGGCTCTTTGGGCTTGATCGCCAGGGCAGGGACCCGTCTGACGGGAGAGGGCGGTCGGAGCTTCACGGGCAGGGGTGGGGGCTCTGGGCGGGCCAGGTCACACATGTCACACACGGTGGCAGGAGAGTAGTTCAGATAGGTACAGAACTGACACAcccactgcagagagagagagagagagcgggagaccatgtgagagagtgagagatggcCTGTGACCTCTCGGACTTGGCTAGAGATAGCCCAACACTCTTTCTTTCACAGCCATTCTCAAGACAAACACTTCCTCCCTGCTGGCCTGCCAGGCGAGAGCCACAGGCGGTGCCACTGATAGACGCCAATGGGCGAGTGTGTTAAGCCAATTAAATTAGttacagcagaaaagaaaagactggaTATGAACCAAATCTAATACAAAAAGGTATTTGAGAAGGATCATTTTTCTTGTATAAGAAGAAATAAGATTTCATCATCCCCAAACAAGATATTATGACTTTCTTTTGTTGTCCGTGTATGTCTGTCCAGT encodes:
- the LOC118311474 gene encoding E3 ubiquitin-protein ligase RNF31 encodes the protein MPSLSEQLQEVRSRAEVGLYSGGRVVEVRAGVLAMANLPLPACSKYRHIAAETMVMENSFGSNRKETLASIQRLSTALNILEKYGCNLTNPNRPKYWRTVKHNNPVFRATVDAIQGGRAVLCLYGYSNQQADGLSFPDDVTDPDVGRVAAVTLEVMSLRMELEMLIKEAHPHPEFYERIIPTLRHKDVGLNTDAVVFHPSAPSCHSHGQTKSLAFPLHHRSSRESSHSQSLRSIQVFATSSNKHPENCTICGIFRISAHCLTCLQGLCSECDRLYHSYPDRANHRRTAVTSSSSSSSSSSSKNRSSSSTWSCLHCTKVNSIQDVLCEECERPRLESISSKADESQPATITEWQCKSCTMVNAASSILCEVCDRPRLATRPPITPTHPPITPPRPPAPVLGMPGDPDSQWVCQFCTYLNYSPATVCDMCDLARPEPPPLPVKLRPPSPVRRVPALAIKPKEPAPEDLDSWRQRLMKEEGLKLIQLIRDGEKKGVSPEEVYTSMRVAGDSSILPCKWLKTELPLLLDQIRMLVATSPLQPDKTETEPTNRSSEAPAEDAGKEECPAETESVVQLSRAEAKQAWLTAGGDTERAARQALRDRVTKVKELCARGFRDEARCHEVLRQSGGEVRGALALLQRPLLEPFHNRIWSEKAEPPVDIHHPDKHRVCRRLLAVYDLPSWGRCELALSLLLEHSAPYVLEDVVQAVRESHDREFIKRVLAKECPICLSVFPHSKMQSLTSCQCSVCCGCFQQHFTIAVRDKHIRDMVCPVCWEPNINDPEHLNSYFSTLDIQLRECLEPEVYELFHKKLTEQALIKDPKFLWCCHCSYGFIYDGDQLKVTCFQCLNSFCAQCKKPWESQHAGLSCEQYQSWKRENDPEYQKQGLAGYLRDNGITCPNCRFQYALSKGGCMHFCCSQCRYQFCSGCNNPFHTTCAVDECSVSGLHAHHPRDCLFYLRDWEPSRLQALLQNNKVPFNTEPPPGTQTGLCGVIEQKDEGGQQPDSACGAQTQNGHAGLCEKHYREYLVSLINSHSIDPAPLYSSNELLLACKRYKVDDTRRDGEDGFTYYSSLLEKMMDEVPLGDKVPRKK